In Pseudomonas deceptionensis, a single window of DNA contains:
- the ccoO gene encoding cytochrome-c oxidase, cbb3-type subunit II produces the protein MKHETIEKNIGLMAFFMVIAVSIGGLTQIVPLFFQDVTNTPVEGMKPRSALELEGRDIYIANGCVGCHSQMIRPFRAETERYGHYSVAGESVWDHPFLWGSKRTGPDLARVGGRYSDDWQRAHLYNPRNVVPESIMPAYPFLVERKLDGKDTAKKMEVLRKLGVPYTDEDIAGAKDAVKGKTEMDALVAYLQGLGTIIKSKR, from the coding sequence ATGAAGCACGAAACAATCGAGAAGAATATTGGCCTGATGGCCTTCTTCATGGTCATCGCTGTCAGTATTGGCGGCCTGACCCAAATCGTTCCGCTGTTCTTCCAGGACGTGACCAACACCCCGGTTGAGGGCATGAAGCCTCGCAGCGCGCTGGAGCTTGAAGGTCGCGATATCTACATCGCCAACGGCTGTGTCGGTTGCCACTCGCAGATGATTCGTCCGTTCCGCGCCGAAACCGAACGCTACGGCCACTACTCGGTTGCCGGTGAAAGCGTCTGGGACCACCCGTTCCTGTGGGGTTCCAAGCGTACCGGCCCGGACCTGGCCCGCGTCGGCGGCCGCTACTCCGATGACTGGCAGCGTGCGCACTTGTACAACCCGCGCAACGTAGTGCCTGAGTCGATCATGCCGGCGTATCCCTTCCTCGTAGAGCGCAAGCTCGACGGCAAGGATACGGCGAAAAAAATGGAAGTCTTGCGCAAGCTCGGCGTTCCTTACACCGACGAAGACATCGCCGGTGCCAAGGATGCTGTGAAGGGCAAAACCGAAATGGACGCACTGGTGGCTTACCTCCAGGGCTTGGGCACCATCATCAAAAGCAAACGGTGA
- a CDS encoding CcoQ/FixQ family Cbb3-type cytochrome c oxidase assembly chaperone, translated as MDIGMIRGLGTVVVMVAFIGLALWVFSPRRKSEFDDATLLPFKDDPEAIKHVEQEQASRSNKE; from the coding sequence ATGGATATCGGGATGATTCGAGGCCTGGGCACCGTCGTCGTGATGGTGGCTTTTATCGGTTTGGCATTGTGGGTTTTCAGCCCGCGACGCAAGTCTGAGTTTGACGACGCTACCTTGTTGCCGTTCAAGGATGATCCCGAAGCCATCAAGCACGTCGAGCAAGAGCAAGCTTCTAGGAGTAACAAAGAATGA